From a region of the Chromatiales bacterium genome:
- the rplS gene encoding 50S ribosomal protein L19, producing MANLIEQIETEQLRTDLPDFRPGDTVVVQVKVKDGERERLQAFEGAVIARSNRGVNSSFTVRKMSHGEGVERVFQTHSPLIASVKVLRRGDVRRAKLYFLRGRTGKAARIREKV from the coding sequence ATGGCGAACCTGATCGAACAAATCGAGACCGAACAGTTGCGGACCGACCTGCCGGATTTTCGTCCCGGCGATACCGTGGTTGTTCAGGTCAAGGTCAAGGACGGCGAGCGCGAGCGCTTGCAGGCGTTTGAGGGCGCCGTGATTGCGCGCAGCAACCGCGGAGTCAACTCCTCGTTCACCGTGCGCAAGATGTCGCATGGCGAGGGTGTGGAGCGCGTGTTCCAGACCCACAGCCCGCTGATCGCCTCCGTGAAGGTGCTGCGGCGTGGCGATGTCCGTCGTGCGAAGCTCTACTTCCTGCGCGGACGCACCGGCAAGGCCGCGCGTATTCGCGAGAAGGTCTGA
- the trmD gene encoding tRNA (guanosine(37)-N1)-methyltransferase TrmD: MRFDVVTLFPQALEAAFGIGVLGRAVTAGRITVRYWNPRDYTRDVHRTVDDRPYGGGPGMVMTIGPLRAAIDAAREASPAARVLLLSPQGRRFDQAAAARLAATGAAIVVCARYEGVDERLVQDSIDEEWSIGDYVLSGGEPAAWVLVDGIARLVPGVLGHADSANEDSFATGLLDHPHYTRADEGASPAPAVLASGDHERVRRWRLGAALARTWERRPDLLARARLDHEQRELLREYIAARSTGGDKTG; the protein is encoded by the coding sequence GTGCGCTTTGATGTCGTGACCCTGTTTCCGCAGGCGCTCGAGGCGGCCTTCGGAATCGGGGTGCTGGGACGAGCGGTCACGGCGGGACGCATCACGGTGCGCTACTGGAATCCGCGCGATTACACGCGCGATGTCCACCGGACGGTGGACGACCGGCCCTATGGCGGTGGTCCGGGCATGGTCATGACGATCGGTCCGCTGCGCGCGGCGATCGACGCGGCCCGGGAGGCCAGTCCCGCGGCGCGGGTGCTGCTCCTGAGCCCGCAGGGCCGGCGCTTCGATCAGGCAGCGGCGGCCCGGTTGGCCGCGACCGGCGCGGCGATAGTCGTGTGCGCGCGCTACGAAGGCGTGGACGAACGGCTGGTACAGGATTCGATCGACGAGGAGTGGTCGATTGGTGATTACGTGCTGTCGGGTGGTGAGCCCGCGGCCTGGGTGCTGGTCGACGGCATCGCGCGACTGGTCCCAGGGGTCCTGGGGCATGCCGATTCGGCGAACGAGGATTCGTTCGCGACCGGGCTGCTGGACCACCCGCATTACACGCGGGCTGACGAGGGCGCTTCGCCGGCGCCAGCAGTGCTGGCCAGCGGAGACCATGAGCGTGTGCGGCGCTGGCGGCTGGGTGCCGCGCTGGCGCGTACCTGGGAGCGGCGGCCGGATCTGCTTGCACGCGCCCGGCTCGATCATGAGCAGCGCGAGCTGTTGAGAGAATATATCGCCGCGCGGTCCACGGGCGGCGACAAGACTGGTTGA
- the rimM gene encoding 16S rRNA processing protein RimM, whose product MRRSARLPRPPDPDVRRAEAIAPGELPHDLVEVGGIVGAHGVRGALRVKSLTDDPAAILGYRPWYLERRGKWMLVTSGGGRSDARGLIARLAGVDDRDAAQSLAGYAVYVRRETFPQLRRGEAYWADLLGMQVVTLDGAELGIVEGRLDTAAHDVMIVRGDRERLIPFVRERFVREIDADARRIVVDWHVDD is encoded by the coding sequence TTGCGGCGCAGCGCAAGGTTGCCGCGGCCGCCTGATCCAGACGTCCGGCGCGCGGAAGCGATCGCGCCCGGGGAGTTGCCGCACGACCTCGTCGAGGTCGGTGGAATCGTCGGCGCCCACGGCGTGCGCGGCGCGCTGCGGGTCAAGAGCCTCACCGACGATCCGGCCGCGATCCTGGGCTATCGTCCCTGGTATCTCGAAAGGCGGGGCAAGTGGATGCTCGTAACTTCGGGTGGGGGCCGCTCGGATGCGCGCGGGCTGATCGCCCGGCTTGCCGGAGTCGACGACCGCGATGCCGCGCAGAGCCTGGCGGGTTACGCGGTATACGTGCGGCGCGAGACATTTCCGCAGCTGCGGCGCGGCGAGGCGTACTGGGCGGACCTGCTGGGCATGCAGGTGGTGACGCTGGACGGCGCCGAGTTGGGCATCGTCGAGGGTCGGCTGGATACCGCAGCGCATGATGTGATGATTGTGCGCGGTGACCGGGAACGGCTCATTCCGTTCGTGCGCGAACGGTTTGTCCGCGAGATCGATGCCGATGCGCGACGGATTGTGGTCGACTGGCATGTCGACGACTGA
- the rpsP gene encoding 30S ribosomal protein S16, with protein MVVIRLSRGGAKKRPFYHMVVADRRSGRDGRSIEQIGFFNPIATGNEERLRVDLARVDYWIGQGAQPSLRASELIAAQRKVAAAA; from the coding sequence ATGGTTGTGATTCGTTTGTCGCGTGGCGGTGCCAAAAAGCGCCCCTTCTACCACATGGTCGTCGCGGACCGGCGGTCCGGTCGGGACGGTCGTTCGATCGAGCAGATCGGTTTCTTCAACCCGATTGCCACGGGTAATGAAGAGCGTCTGCGGGTCGACCTGGCCCGTGTGGACTACTGGATCGGGCAGGGCGCGCAACCGTCGCTGCGCGCGAGCGAACTGATTGCGGCGCAGCGCAAGGTTGCCGCGGCCGCCTGA
- the truB gene encoding tRNA pseudouridine(55) synthase TruB, which yields MSRRRASGRPVNGILLFDKPIGRSSNSALQQVKRIYSARKAGHTGSLDPLASGLLPVCFGAATKLSAYLLDADKGYRMRARLGVSTTTGDAEGDVTATCDASAITREALLAAMDRFTGTINQTPPMYSAIRHQGRRLYALAREGVQVERAPRAVTIHSLTLLGFEDTEFELEVLCSKGTYVRTLAEDIGAALGVGAHVTALRRTVVGPFRDDALWTLEALEDLRANDPARLDEILLPMDTALGHLPEVRLDSASSFYLRQGQPVLVAHAPTAGLLRVYDSEGDLLAVGEIDEAGMVAPKRLLKTGG from the coding sequence ATGAGTCGACGCCGCGCCAGCGGTCGCCCCGTCAATGGCATCCTGCTGTTCGACAAGCCAATCGGTCGCTCCTCGAATTCCGCCCTGCAACAGGTCAAGCGGATCTATTCCGCGCGCAAGGCAGGTCACACCGGATCGCTGGATCCGCTAGCCAGCGGCCTGCTGCCCGTGTGCTTTGGCGCCGCGACGAAACTGTCGGCCTATCTGCTCGACGCCGACAAGGGCTACCGCATGCGAGCGCGTCTCGGGGTTTCGACCACCACCGGGGACGCGGAGGGCGACGTGACCGCGACCTGCGATGCATCCGCAATCACGCGCGAAGCGCTGCTGGCTGCCATGGATCGGTTCACTGGGACAATCAATCAGACGCCGCCGATGTATTCGGCCATCCGGCACCAGGGCAGGCGTCTGTACGCGCTGGCACGCGAAGGCGTGCAAGTCGAGCGCGCGCCGCGCGCGGTGACGATTCACAGCCTGACGTTGCTGGGCTTCGAAGACACGGAGTTCGAACTCGAGGTGCTGTGCTCGAAGGGCACCTATGTGCGCACGCTGGCCGAGGATATTGGCGCGGCGCTCGGCGTCGGTGCACACGTTACCGCCTTGCGCCGCACGGTCGTCGGACCGTTCCGCGACGATGCCCTGTGGACGCTGGAAGCGCTGGAAGATCTTCGCGCCAATGATCCTGCGCGGCTCGACGAGATCCTGCTGCCCATGGACACGGCACTCGGACACCTGCCCGAAGTTCGTCTGGACAGCGCCAGCAGCTTCTATCTGCGACAAGGGCAGCCGGTGCTCGTCGCGCATGCACCGACTGCGGGCCTCCTGCGTGTCTATGACTCCGAGGGTGATTTGCTGGCGGTCGGCGAGATCGACGAGGCGGGCATGGTCGCCCCCAAACGCCTGCTGAAGACCGGCGGTTGA
- the rbfA gene encoding 30S ribosome-binding factor RbfA — MPREFKRTDRVGAQMAREIAQIIRNDLRDPRVRDVTIQSVDVSRDFAHARIWITSLLPDGDLKIEVDALNHGAAFVRRELMRRMRLRHVPELHFSYDASVERAEQLDALIDAARARDIDGAGHDPEPGTS, encoded by the coding sequence ATGCCCCGCGAATTCAAGCGTACCGATCGCGTTGGCGCGCAGATGGCGCGTGAGATTGCCCAGATCATCCGGAATGATCTGCGTGATCCCCGCGTTCGTGATGTGACGATTCAGTCGGTCGACGTCAGTCGGGACTTCGCACACGCACGGATATGGATCACTTCGTTGTTGCCGGACGGCGACCTGAAGATCGAGGTCGATGCGCTCAATCACGGCGCGGCATTCGTGCGCAGGGAACTCATGCGGCGCATGCGCTTGCGCCACGTGCCGGAACTGCACTTCTCCTACGATGCATCGGTCGAGCGCGCTGAGCAACTCGACGCGCTGATCGATGCCGCGCGTGCGCGTGATATTGACGGCGCCGGCCACGATCCCGAGCCCGGCACGTCATGA
- the infB gene encoding translation initiation factor IF-2 — MSEVTVRQLADVVGIPVDKLLGQMGDAGLTVKGPDDLVSDDQKLVLLNFLRQTHGRPGGQASEPRVARRRREVSELQQTAANTRTPPRTARAPRATTRPAHSVSVEVRRKRNIVRPDAQSDAADDQAVQEAEAARRALEEQRLEREQVEAAERARVEQRRQAEAEAEAAERARRDEQERAAVEQAERERAEAEAARAVAPAPAPDAEPSTPRVRTEETPSRAPRASKPAKPAKGKKGGTAGERDTRYGREELHVADTSTLRRRKGQARRSVRIQPDTRHGFERPTEPVKRHIEVPDTITVGDLSQRMSIKAGDVIKALMNMGIMATINQTLDQDTAILVAEELGHAASAQSQKDVEAELLEGLVGAGGELEPRAPVVTVMGHVDHGKTSLLDYIRRTRVAAGEAGGITQHIGAYHVQTSRGSITFLDTPGHAAFTAMRARGAKVTDIVIIVVAADDGVMPQTIEAIQHARAAKVPLIVAINKMDKEDANPDRVLQELSQQEVVPEEWGGDTQIVRVSAHTGDGVDDLLEAISLQAEVLELKANVDGPASGAVIESSLDRGRGPVATVLVQSGTLRRGDTILAGGEWGRVRAMFDELGESIKEAGPSTPVVVLGLSGAPNAGDEMLGVVDERKAREIASLRQGRDRDLKLAQQQATKLDDFFSQMGEGESKTLNILLKTDVQGSFEALRDALNAISADDAKVNVVGGGVGGITESDANLAVASKAVLIGFNVRADNAARRIVEEKGLELRYYSIIYEALDDVRAALAGMLSPEIREEFIGRAEVRDVFRSPKFGAVAGCMVVEGAVKRNNPIRVLRDNIVIYEGVLESLRRHKDDVSEVKSGTECGIAVKNYNDVRVGDQIEVFERSEVARTL; from the coding sequence ATGAGCGAAGTCACGGTACGACAACTGGCTGACGTGGTCGGCATTCCAGTCGACAAGCTGTTGGGCCAGATGGGTGACGCCGGCCTGACGGTGAAGGGGCCGGACGACCTCGTCAGCGACGATCAGAAACTCGTGCTGCTCAACTTCCTGCGCCAGACACACGGTCGACCCGGTGGCCAGGCCAGTGAGCCGCGTGTGGCACGGCGTCGTCGCGAGGTCAGCGAGCTGCAACAGACGGCGGCCAACACCCGTACCCCGCCGCGCACGGCACGCGCACCGCGGGCCACGACCCGGCCGGCACACTCGGTGAGTGTCGAGGTCCGGCGCAAACGCAATATCGTGCGCCCCGACGCCCAGTCCGATGCGGCCGATGACCAGGCGGTGCAGGAAGCGGAGGCCGCCCGTCGCGCACTGGAGGAACAGCGTCTCGAGCGCGAGCAGGTTGAGGCCGCGGAACGTGCGCGGGTCGAACAGCGCCGCCAGGCCGAGGCTGAAGCCGAGGCGGCCGAGCGCGCGCGGCGTGATGAGCAGGAACGCGCTGCGGTCGAACAGGCCGAGCGTGAGCGGGCAGAGGCGGAGGCCGCACGCGCTGTGGCGCCTGCGCCGGCACCGGACGCTGAGCCGAGTACCCCGCGCGTGCGCACCGAGGAAACCCCCAGCCGCGCACCCCGCGCTAGCAAGCCCGCGAAGCCGGCGAAAGGCAAGAAGGGTGGGACTGCCGGCGAGCGTGATACCCGTTACGGTCGAGAAGAACTGCATGTTGCCGACACCTCAACGCTGCGTCGGCGCAAGGGGCAGGCGCGGCGCTCCGTGCGCATACAGCCAGATACCCGCCACGGCTTCGAGCGGCCTACCGAGCCGGTCAAAAGGCATATCGAGGTCCCCGACACCATCACCGTGGGCGATCTCTCCCAGCGCATGTCCATCAAGGCCGGTGATGTCATCAAGGCACTGATGAACATGGGCATCATGGCCACCATCAACCAGACGCTTGACCAGGACACCGCGATCCTGGTGGCCGAGGAACTCGGCCATGCCGCCTCAGCGCAGAGCCAGAAGGATGTCGAGGCCGAGCTGCTCGAAGGTCTGGTCGGCGCCGGCGGCGAGTTGGAGCCGCGTGCGCCGGTCGTGACCGTCATGGGACACGTCGACCACGGCAAGACGTCCCTGCTGGATTACATCCGCCGCACCCGCGTGGCGGCCGGTGAGGCCGGCGGCATTACGCAGCACATTGGTGCCTACCATGTGCAGACTTCGCGTGGTTCGATCACCTTTCTCGACACCCCGGGGCACGCGGCGTTCACCGCAATGCGTGCGCGCGGCGCGAAGGTCACGGACATTGTGATCATCGTCGTGGCAGCGGATGACGGTGTGATGCCACAGACGATCGAGGCCATCCAGCACGCGCGTGCCGCGAAGGTTCCGCTGATCGTTGCCATCAACAAGATGGACAAGGAAGACGCGAACCCCGATCGTGTGCTTCAGGAGCTGTCGCAGCAGGAAGTGGTGCCCGAGGAGTGGGGCGGAGACACACAGATCGTGCGCGTGTCCGCGCACACCGGCGACGGTGTGGATGACCTGCTTGAGGCGATTTCGCTGCAAGCCGAGGTGCTTGAGCTCAAGGCCAACGTGGATGGTCCGGCCAGCGGTGCGGTGATTGAGTCGAGCCTGGATCGTGGCCGCGGGCCGGTCGCGACCGTGCTGGTACAGAGCGGGACGCTGCGTCGCGGCGACACCATTCTGGCGGGCGGCGAATGGGGCCGCGTGCGAGCGATGTTTGACGAGCTCGGTGAATCCATCAAGGAAGCGGGCCCGTCGACGCCGGTCGTTGTGCTTGGTCTGTCGGGCGCGCCGAATGCCGGTGACGAGATGCTCGGCGTCGTCGATGAACGCAAGGCGCGTGAGATCGCAAGTCTGCGCCAGGGCCGCGACCGTGACCTGAAACTCGCGCAGCAGCAGGCGACAAAGCTCGACGACTTCTTCTCGCAAATGGGCGAGGGTGAGTCGAAGACGCTGAACATTCTGCTGAAGACCGACGTGCAGGGCAGTTTCGAGGCATTGCGTGATGCCCTGAACGCCATCTCCGCGGATGACGCCAAGGTCAATGTCGTTGGCGGCGGGGTTGGCGGGATCACGGAATCCGATGCCAACCTTGCGGTTGCGTCAAAAGCCGTTCTGATCGGGTTCAACGTGCGCGCCGACAATGCGGCACGGCGAATCGTCGAGGAAAAGGGCTTGGAACTGCGTTACTACAGCATCATCTATGAGGCGCTCGACGATGTTCGCGCGGCGCTCGCGGGCATGCTTTCGCCGGAGATCCGCGAGGAATTCATCGGTCGTGCCGAGGTCCGCGACGTGTTCCGTTCGCCGAAGTTCGGCGCAGTCGCCGGCTGCATGGTCGTGGAAGGCGCGGTAAAGCGAAACAACCCCATCCGGGTTCTGCGCGACAATATCGTCATCTACGAAGGCGTGCTCGAATCGCTGCGCAGACACAAAGACGATGTCTCCGAGGTCAAGTCCGGCACCGAATGCGGCATTGCGGTGAAGAACTACAACGATGTCCGCGTCGGTGACCAGATCGAGGTGTTCGAGCGTTCCGAGGTCGCGAGGACCCTGTAG
- the nusA gene encoding transcription termination/antitermination protein NusA: MSKEILMVAEAVSNERGVDKEVIFEAIEAALASATIRRHGDDIDARVEIDRHSGDYKTFRRWLVVDPAELEEREPTNAELTIEAAHERDPALQVGDFVEVPMESVEFGRIGAQAAKQVIVQKVREAERARVVEMYTDRVGDLISGTVKRVDRGNVILDLGDSAEAFISREELIPRESVRVGDRMRGYLREVRPEPRGPQLFVSRTAPELLIELFTLEVPEISEGLIDVMGAARDPGVRAKIAVRAKTVSRIDPIGACVGMRGSRVQSVSNELGGERVDIILWHENPAQFVINAMQPAEVLSIVVDEDRHSMDVAVAEENLSLAIGRGGQNVRLASQLTGWQLNVMDESAFAEKTEQESRELMQAFMTQLDVGEDVATVLVQEGFSSVDEIAYVADAELTAIEEFDEQLVEELRNRARDVLLTRAIAREERIGDAQPADDLLHMEGMDEELAFELAARGTITMEDLAELSVDELMEIDGMDEERAGQLIMKAREPWFADLENGDEAAQPGSGA; the protein is encoded by the coding sequence ATGAGCAAAGAAATTCTGATGGTGGCCGAGGCCGTATCCAACGAGCGCGGCGTGGACAAGGAAGTGATCTTCGAGGCAATTGAGGCGGCCCTCGCGTCGGCGACCATTCGTCGTCACGGGGACGATATAGACGCGCGCGTTGAGATTGACCGGCACTCGGGCGACTACAAGACCTTCCGCCGCTGGCTGGTCGTGGATCCCGCTGAGCTGGAAGAGCGCGAGCCGACGAACGCCGAGTTGACAATCGAGGCCGCGCATGAACGTGATCCGGCGCTTCAGGTCGGCGACTTCGTGGAAGTGCCGATGGAGTCCGTCGAATTCGGGCGCATCGGTGCGCAGGCCGCTAAACAGGTCATCGTGCAGAAGGTGCGTGAGGCCGAGCGCGCGCGGGTCGTGGAGATGTACACGGATCGGGTTGGCGATCTCATCAGCGGTACCGTCAAGCGTGTCGATCGTGGCAACGTGATTCTGGATCTCGGCGACAGCGCCGAGGCGTTCATTTCCCGCGAAGAGCTGATTCCGCGCGAGTCCGTGCGGGTCGGCGATCGCATGCGCGGTTATCTGCGCGAGGTTCGCCCGGAGCCGCGCGGACCGCAATTGTTCGTCAGCCGTACCGCACCAGAACTACTGATCGAACTCTTCACCCTCGAAGTCCCCGAGATCTCCGAAGGGCTGATCGATGTCATGGGCGCGGCGCGCGACCCGGGCGTGCGCGCCAAGATTGCCGTGCGCGCGAAAACGGTTTCGCGCATCGACCCGATCGGTGCCTGCGTCGGCATGCGCGGATCGCGCGTGCAGAGCGTGTCGAACGAACTTGGCGGTGAACGCGTCGACATCATTCTGTGGCACGAGAATCCAGCGCAGTTTGTGATCAACGCAATGCAGCCGGCCGAAGTGCTGTCGATCGTGGTCGACGAGGATCGTCACAGCATGGACGTCGCGGTTGCCGAGGAGAATCTTTCGCTCGCAATCGGTCGTGGTGGTCAGAACGTGCGACTGGCCAGCCAGCTCACGGGTTGGCAGCTGAACGTCATGGACGAGTCCGCTTTCGCGGAGAAGACCGAGCAGGAGTCGCGCGAACTCATGCAGGCATTCATGACCCAGCTGGATGTCGGAGAAGATGTTGCGACCGTGCTGGTTCAGGAAGGATTCTCAAGCGTTGACGAGATCGCCTACGTGGCGGACGCCGAGCTGACGGCGATCGAGGAATTTGACGAACAGTTGGTCGAGGAACTGCGCAACCGGGCGCGTGATGTGCTGCTGACGCGGGCAATTGCACGCGAGGAGCGCATAGGCGATGCCCAGCCAGCCGACGATCTGCTGCACATGGAAGGCATGGATGAAGAACTTGCATTCGAACTTGCCGCGCGTGGCACCATCACGATGGAAGACCTCGCGGAGCTGTCGGTCGACGAACTGATGGAAATCGACGGCATGGACGAGGAACGCGCCGGTCAGTTGATCATGAAGGCCCGGGAACCCTGGTTCGCGGACCTCGAAAACGGCGACGAAGCGGCGCAGCCGGGCAGCGGTGCCTGA
- the rimP gene encoding ribosome maturation factor RimP, translated as MAHFLFAEAWLIRASERLAGLLEPVVTGLGYEWVGAEQAAHGGGGLLRVYIDSPNGVTVDDCARVSEQVSAVLDVEDPIVGAYTLEVSSPGLERPLFALSDFHRFAGRPARVVLNEKLDGRKRFSGDLVGVDGEHVVIDSEQGQIALPYALIESAHLTIVDGGVRRG; from the coding sequence ATGGCCCATTTTTTGTTTGCGGAGGCGTGGTTGATACGGGCGTCGGAACGTCTCGCGGGACTGCTCGAACCGGTTGTGACCGGCCTCGGCTACGAATGGGTCGGCGCCGAGCAGGCCGCCCACGGCGGCGGCGGGCTCTTGCGGGTCTATATCGACTCGCCGAACGGTGTGACCGTGGACGACTGTGCGCGCGTGAGCGAACAGGTCTCGGCGGTGCTTGACGTCGAGGACCCGATTGTCGGCGCGTACACGCTCGAGGTGTCGTCACCCGGGCTGGAGCGGCCGTTGTTCGCGCTGAGCGACTTCCATCGCTTCGCGGGACGGCCGGCGCGAGTGGTGCTGAACGAGAAGCTGGATGGACGCAAGCGGTTCAGCGGTGATCTGGTGGGGGTCGATGGCGAACACGTCGTCATTGACTCGGAGCAGGGACAAATTGCGTTGCCGTACGCGCTGATTGAATCGGCGCACCTGACGATCGTTGATGGCGGAGTACGACGCGGATGA
- a CDS encoding SAM-dependent chlorinase/fluorinase, whose product MSVVALFTDFTRRGPYVGQMHMAIARVAPHLRVVDLLHDVPAGDTEAGAILLDAVAGSDRLPVGTVVVAVVDPGVGTDRRALALEVSGRWYVGPDNGLLALVAVPEAAYWFEVVWRPDRLSATFHGRDIFAPVGARLAQGDRRVLRALSGAECPPAATPVDRHRVVYLDGFGNAWTGLRACDLNANCSLAVGRNEPIPFARTFADRAPGLPFWFENSSGLVEIAVNRGSAGARFGISVGSAVRVIGCGGRDA is encoded by the coding sequence ATGTCGGTCGTCGCGCTGTTTACCGACTTTACCCGGCGTGGCCCGTACGTAGGCCAGATGCACATGGCGATTGCCAGGGTTGCGCCCCATCTGCGGGTGGTCGACCTGCTGCACGATGTGCCGGCTGGTGACACTGAGGCCGGCGCAATCCTGCTCGACGCGGTGGCCGGTTCGGATCGGCTCCCGGTCGGCACGGTCGTGGTCGCAGTGGTGGATCCGGGCGTTGGAACGGACCGTCGTGCACTTGCACTGGAGGTTTCCGGGCGCTGGTACGTCGGTCCGGACAATGGTCTATTGGCGCTCGTCGCGGTGCCGGAGGCCGCGTACTGGTTTGAAGTCGTCTGGCGCCCCGACCGTCTGTCGGCGACGTTTCACGGAAGAGACATTTTCGCGCCCGTCGGCGCGCGGTTGGCGCAGGGCGATCGGCGTGTTTTGCGCGCCCTTTCGGGCGCCGAATGCCCTCCAGCCGCGACACCAGTCGATCGCCACCGGGTCGTCTATCTGGATGGCTTCGGAAATGCCTGGACCGGGCTGCGTGCTTGCGATTTGAACGCCAACTGCTCACTAGCGGTCGGTCGGAACGAACCGATCCCGTTCGCACGCACCTTCGCCGATCGTGCCCCGGGATTGCCATTCTGGTTCGAGAATTCGAGTGGCCTGGTCGAAATCGCTGTCAATCGTGGCTCCGCCGGGGCGCGGTTTGGAATCTCGGTCGGATCGGCTGTCAGAGTGATCGGCTGTGGCGGCAGGGATGCATAG
- the rplQ gene encoding 50S ribosomal protein L17 yields the protein MRHRKSGRKLNRTSSHRQAMFKNMAASLVHHELIRTTLPKAKELRRVVEPLITRAKTDSVANRRVVFSRVRDKVATAKLFNELGPRYRDRPGGYVRILKGGYRTDDAAPMAWVELVDRPEGDGDTA from the coding sequence ATGCGCCATCGCAAGTCCGGACGCAAACTGAACCGTACGTCCAGCCATCGGCAGGCGATGTTCAAGAATATGGCGGCGTCTCTCGTGCACCACGAGTTGATCCGCACCACACTGCCCAAGGCGAAGGAGCTTCGCCGGGTCGTGGAGCCGTTGATCACCCGCGCCAAGACCGACTCGGTCGCGAATCGGCGGGTCGTGTTCAGTCGTGTTCGCGACAAGGTCGCGACGGCGAAACTGTTCAACGAGCTCGGCCCGCGTTACCGGGACCGCCCGGGTGGTTACGTTCGCATCCTCAAGGGCGGATATCGCACCGACGACGCCGCACCGATGGCCTGGGTTGAATTGGTAGATCGACCGGAAGGCGACGGCGACACTGCCTAA
- the rpoA gene encoding DNA-directed RNA polymerase subunit alpha, with translation MSGSVSEFLTPRMVDVHALGEGRARVSLEPLERGFGHTLGNALRRILLSSMPGCAICEVDIEGVLHEYTAIEGVQEDVIEILLNLKDIAISMHAKDSAKLRISKQGAGIVTAGDIETDHDVDIRNPDHIIAHLAKGGRLEMTLHVRRGRGYEPATARESAAGDDRPIGRLQLDASFSPVRRVSYSVEAARVEQRTDLDRLVMELETNGTIDPDEAIRRAATILQQQLSVFVDLESQDAPRPARRDDAVDPLLLRPVDDLELTVRSANCLKAENIFYIGDLIQRTEVELLKTPNLGKKSLTEIKDVLAQRGLSLGMRLENWPPPGLGES, from the coding sequence ATGTCCGGTTCCGTTTCGGAATTTCTGACGCCACGAATGGTTGACGTGCACGCGCTCGGCGAAGGTCGCGCGCGCGTGTCGCTCGAGCCGCTCGAGCGCGGGTTTGGTCACACGCTGGGCAACGCCCTGCGGCGCATCCTGCTGTCCTCGATGCCCGGTTGTGCGATCTGCGAAGTCGACATCGAGGGCGTGTTGCACGAGTACACGGCGATCGAGGGCGTCCAGGAAGACGTCATCGAAATCCTTCTGAACCTCAAGGATATCGCGATCTCGATGCATGCCAAGGACTCCGCGAAACTGCGGATTTCCAAGCAGGGTGCGGGCATCGTGACGGCTGGCGATATCGAAACCGATCATGATGTTGATATCCGCAATCCCGATCACATCATTGCGCATCTGGCCAAAGGTGGCCGGCTGGAGATGACTCTGCATGTGCGGCGCGGCCGCGGCTACGAGCCGGCAACGGCACGTGAATCAGCCGCGGGCGACGATCGTCCGATCGGCCGGTTGCAGCTTGACGCAAGCTTCAGCCCGGTACGCCGGGTTTCCTATAGCGTTGAGGCGGCGCGAGTCGAGCAACGAACAGACTTGGACCGTCTCGTGATGGAGCTGGAGACCAACGGCACGATCGATCCCGACGAGGCGATTCGCCGCGCGGCGACGATTCTGCAACAGCAGCTTTCGGTGTTCGTGGACCTGGAGTCGCAGGATGCGCCGCGCCCGGCCCGTCGTGACGATGCCGTTGATCCGCTTTTGCTGCGTCCGGTCGACGATCTGGAACTCACGGTACGCTCGGCTAACTGCCTGAAGGCCGAGAATATCTTCTATATCGGTGATCTGATCCAGCGCACCGAGGTCGAGTTGTTGAAGACGCCGAACCTCGGCAAGAAGTCGCTGACCGAGATCAAGGACGTGCTGGCACAGCGCGGGCTTTCCCTCGGCATGCGGCTCGAGAACTGGCCGCCGCCGGGGCTCGGCGAGTCCTGA